In Stenotrophomonas sp. ASS1, the following proteins share a genomic window:
- a CDS encoding phage regulatory CII family protein, which yields MNVTDAAYDTVHQYPGGSEPLAERMRMSGATLRGKVNPNNDRNVLSLQEADSMMGKTGDYRILHALCAEHGFIAQRVDAPESGTLITALLSAAAAKGDLAELVSEAMADNRITPNEADAISRACQQVMAALVQVSQHAEAASERGGV from the coding sequence ATGAATGTCACTGATGCCGCCTACGACACCGTCCACCAGTACCCGGGCGGCAGTGAGCCGCTTGCCGAGCGCATGCGGATGTCCGGCGCCACCTTGCGTGGCAAGGTAAACCCGAACAACGACCGGAACGTGCTGAGCCTCCAGGAGGCGGACAGCATGATGGGGAAGACCGGCGACTACCGGATCCTGCACGCGCTCTGCGCGGAGCACGGTTTCATCGCTCAGCGTGTCGATGCACCTGAGTCCGGCACCCTGATCACCGCACTGCTGTCGGCTGCCGCCGCGAAGGGCGATCTGGCCGAGCTGGTCTCGGAAGCGATGGCCGACAACCGCATCACCCCGAATGAGGCTGATGCCATCTCGCGCGCCTGCCAGCAGGTCATGGCCGCGCTTGTGCAGGTCAGCCAGCACGCAGAGGCAGCCTCGGAGCGGGGTGGGGTATGA
- the dnaB gene encoding replicative DNA helicase, giving the protein MNAVPDYLGNVAHLRVPPHSVPAEQSVLGALLLVGESLAQIRDQLAAEDFYRREHQLIYQGICGVADLKREVDVVTVGDWITANVEIGAQELVATVYDLAGSTPSAANVRAYAEIVRNKALLRQLIETTTDIADNAYAASDDEAEEVVSASATKLASLTVKSSGSGGLVLVRSGVQKAWDEMEARFHGEGTQGLVPKWSSVRRKIPYLEPTDLMVLGARPSMGKTAHALNWAEDAAASGRNVAAFSLEMSASQWSLRLMAAHAGVDLNRMREKGALNNDEWARLSQARNYIQSLPLAIDDCGALSVDALAARASRMHAKVPGGLGLIVVDYLQLLTGKAKSENRNDEVSYISRRLKGLAKELNCPVMALSQLNRSVEKSLDKRPGMADLRESGAIEQDADVIAFLYRDDYYSKDACGAPGISELIVAKNRQGETGTCYLQHRLQCSAFDDYTGPRPNYSLKGTSTVGGGDDDFDVPASGRRRRSRRDLAAGDDA; this is encoded by the coding sequence GTGAACGCTGTGCCCGACTACCTGGGCAACGTCGCCCATCTGCGCGTGCCGCCGCATTCCGTACCGGCCGAGCAGTCGGTCCTCGGCGCGCTTCTCCTGGTCGGGGAGTCGCTGGCTCAGATCCGCGACCAGCTGGCAGCGGAGGACTTCTACCGCCGCGAGCACCAGCTGATCTACCAGGGCATCTGCGGCGTGGCCGACCTGAAGCGCGAGGTCGACGTGGTGACCGTGGGCGACTGGATCACGGCCAACGTCGAGATCGGCGCCCAAGAGCTGGTGGCCACCGTCTACGACCTAGCCGGCAGCACGCCCTCGGCGGCCAACGTTCGTGCCTATGCGGAGATCGTGCGCAACAAGGCGCTGCTGCGGCAGCTGATCGAGACCACCACCGACATCGCAGACAACGCCTACGCCGCCAGCGACGATGAGGCGGAGGAGGTCGTGTCTGCCTCGGCGACGAAGCTGGCAAGCCTGACCGTGAAGTCGAGTGGCAGCGGCGGCCTGGTGCTAGTGCGCAGTGGCGTGCAGAAGGCCTGGGACGAAATGGAAGCCCGGTTCCACGGTGAGGGCACGCAAGGCCTGGTGCCGAAGTGGAGCAGCGTGCGCCGCAAGATCCCGTACCTGGAGCCGACCGACCTGATGGTGCTGGGCGCACGCCCGTCTATGGGCAAGACCGCGCATGCCTTGAACTGGGCCGAGGACGCGGCTGCCAGCGGCAGGAACGTCGCGGCCTTCAGCCTGGAGATGTCCGCCTCGCAGTGGAGCCTGCGGCTGATGGCGGCCCATGCCGGAGTCGACCTGAATCGCATGCGCGAGAAGGGCGCTCTGAACAACGACGAGTGGGCGCGCCTCTCGCAGGCCCGCAACTACATCCAGTCGCTGCCGTTGGCGATCGATGACTGCGGCGCGCTGTCGGTCGATGCTTTGGCAGCGCGGGCCTCCCGCATGCATGCCAAGGTTCCGGGCGGCCTGGGCCTGATCGTCGTTGACTACCTGCAGCTGCTGACCGGCAAGGCCAAGTCGGAGAACCGAAACGACGAGGTGTCGTACATCTCGCGCCGCCTGAAGGGTCTGGCCAAGGAACTGAACTGCCCGGTGATGGCGCTGTCCCAGCTCAATCGCAGCGTGGAGAAGAGCCTCGACAAGCGCCCCGGCATGGCCGATCTGCGCGAGTCCGGTGCCATCGAGCAAGACGCCGACGTGATCGCGTTCCTGTACCGCGATGACTACTACAGCAAGGATGCCTGCGGCGCGCCGGGGATCTCCGAGCTGATCGTGGCGAAGAACCGCCAGGGCGAAACCGGGACCTGCTACTTGCAGCACCGGCTGCAGTGCAGCGCCTTCGATGACTACACAGGCCCGCGGCCGAACTACAGCCTGAAGGGAACCTCGACCGTCGGCGGTGGCGATGATGACTTCGACGTGCCGGCTTCGGGCCGCCGCCGTCGCAGCCGCCGCGACCTTGCCGCAGGAGACGACGCATGA
- a CDS encoding Ref family recombination enhancement nuclease, translated as MKRGRSTGKKTKAQLARLDAIKDIGCIVAHSLGIRFGEKPVPAEEHHLTVGGKHGQKRRGHDFTIGLNPWSHRGEPFGGMSAARCEELFGPSYARQPRKFRLEVGSDDYLLDLQNTLIEKHLEKTSWRPAA; from the coding sequence ATGAAGCGAGGAAGGTCGACCGGCAAGAAGACCAAGGCCCAGCTCGCCCGGCTCGACGCCATCAAGGACATCGGGTGCATCGTGGCCCACAGCCTTGGGATCCGGTTCGGTGAGAAGCCTGTGCCGGCCGAGGAGCACCACCTGACCGTTGGCGGGAAGCACGGCCAGAAGCGGCGCGGGCATGACTTCACCATCGGCCTGAACCCGTGGTCTCACCGCGGCGAGCCGTTCGGCGGCATGTCCGCCGCCCGGTGCGAGGAACTGTTCGGACCGTCCTACGCCCGCCAGCCCCGGAAGTTCCGGCTGGAGGTCGGCAGCGATGACTACCTGCTGGACCTCCAGAACACCCTGATCGAAAAGCACCTGGAGAAGACCTCATGGCGACCAGCCGCCTGA
- a CDS encoding GIY-YIG nuclease family protein, with product MKMVVYMMIADACCGDSFCKIGVTTDLAARVSAVQTGCPMPITDVAYLELPRGARQAETLFHSKLQAFHTQGEWFRMNLSNPDHKRAMAEATAVVLRHHGLSETRWKHMSLDAVRSLCRVLRLDNAA from the coding sequence ATGAAGATGGTCGTTTACATGATGATCGCTGATGCTTGCTGTGGAGATAGTTTCTGCAAGATCGGTGTGACCACCGACCTCGCGGCTAGGGTCAGCGCGGTGCAGACCGGATGTCCGATGCCGATCACTGACGTGGCGTATCTGGAGCTTCCACGCGGCGCCCGGCAGGCAGAGACGCTGTTCCACAGCAAGCTTCAGGCGTTCCACACGCAAGGCGAGTGGTTCCGGATGAACCTGTCGAACCCTGACCACAAACGCGCCATGGCCGAGGCAACGGCAGTGGTGCTGCGGCACCACGGGCTGAGCGAAACGCGCTGGAAGCATATGAGCCTCGACGCCGTGCGATCGCTCTGCAGGGTGTTGCGTCTAGACAATGCGGCCTAG
- a CDS encoding glycosyl hydrolase 108 family protein: protein MSQFDQIIDRVLAHEGGYVNDPRDPGGETQWGISKRSYPQLNIRALTRADAVEIYRRDFWQRVRGDELHKAFAFQALDAAVNHGIGNAVRWLQRAAGVADDGIIGPRTLAAVAQADPADLVLLFNAERLEFYAKLGTFDAFGRGWTRRVAGNLRYAAKDN, encoded by the coding sequence ATGAGCCAGTTCGACCAGATCATCGACCGGGTGCTGGCCCATGAGGGCGGCTACGTCAACGACCCGCGCGATCCAGGCGGCGAAACCCAGTGGGGCATCAGCAAGCGCTCCTATCCCCAGCTCAACATCCGGGCGCTGACCCGCGCTGACGCAGTGGAGATCTACCGCCGGGACTTCTGGCAGCGGGTGCGGGGCGACGAGCTGCACAAGGCGTTCGCCTTCCAGGCACTGGATGCGGCTGTGAACCACGGGATCGGCAACGCCGTCCGCTGGCTGCAGCGCGCCGCTGGCGTCGCTGACGACGGGATCATCGGGCCACGAACGCTGGCTGCTGTTGCTCAGGCAGATCCCGCAGACCTGGTGCTGCTGTTCAACGCGGAGCGCCTGGAGTTCTACGCAAAGCTGGGTACATTCGACGCGTTCGGGCGAGGCTGGACCCGGCGAGTAGCCGGCAACCTGCGGTACGCTGCCAAGGACAACTGA
- a CDS encoding lysis system i-spanin subunit Rz, whose translation MNRIAIYLLVFVAWSAGMFGAGWAWRGDQAERDASDKLLSSTAQALQQEQSVRATEHRQADTLATIGAKHEEDRTAATAVPAAVVADLRAGRLQLRDDLATCNTARLSQAVAGAVERDQAAQLRAEVAGALVQIGRDADDHVRACQAVIAADRAEVMR comes from the coding sequence ATGAACCGGATCGCCATCTACCTGCTGGTGTTCGTCGCTTGGTCGGCTGGCATGTTCGGTGCCGGATGGGCTTGGCGTGGTGACCAGGCTGAGCGCGACGCATCTGACAAGTTGCTATCAAGTACCGCGCAAGCTTTACAGCAAGAGCAGTCGGTGCGGGCCACTGAACACCGGCAGGCCGACACCCTGGCCACCATCGGAGCCAAGCATGAAGAAGATCGCACTGCGGCCACGGCCGTTCCTGCTGCTGTTGTGGCTGACCTGCGCGCTGGGCGTCTCCAGCTGCGCGACGACCTCGCCACCTGCAACACCGCTCGCCTGTCCCAAGCCGTCGCCGGCGCCGTCGAACGTGACCAGGCAGCCCAACTACGAGCAGAGGTCGCGGGCGCTCTTGTTCAAATCGGACGTGACGCAGACGACCACGTCCGCGCCTGCCAGGCAGTCATCGCAGCAGACCGTGCCGAGGTGATGCGATGA
- a CDS encoding HNH endonuclease: protein MQRDQYLCQPCKQQGRITEATEVDHIVNVAEGGSDDDTNLQAICTECHGVKTQAEARRGAARR, encoded by the coding sequence ATGCAGCGGGACCAGTACCTGTGCCAGCCCTGCAAGCAGCAGGGACGGATCACCGAGGCAACTGAGGTGGACCACATCGTCAACGTGGCCGAGGGCGGCAGCGACGACGACACGAACCTGCAGGCGATCTGCACCGAATGCCATGGGGTGAAGACCCAGGCAGAGGCAAGGCGAGGCGCGGCGCGACGTTGA
- a CDS encoding terminase TerL endonuclease subunit: protein MSWDLSCRDWWEKLQAGQLPVAQLPLWTQQAERAAAILGRLRLADVPGTPTLAEAGGEWFQDVARNMFGSVNPENGDREIRDLFALVPKKNAKTTFGALGMVTATLMNQRPRATFLMTAPVQDTAQLAFDAAAGAIELDPVLDAKFHIRHHLKTIIHRETKASLEIMTFDPAVLTGVKVSGGALIDELHVCAKKAKAAQALRQIRGGMVPYPEAFLWFITTQSDEQPVGVFADELQKARDIRDGKRVGKMLPVLFEFPQEVQESKEQQWKDPQLWPLLNPNIGRAMTLERMVEEFDDAVGTSEAELRSWASQHLNVQIGVALHQGSWAGAEYWEQQANKKLKLAYMLQVCDAITAGIDGGGLDDLLGLSFCGRHKHTKRKMLVSFAFAHPKAVERRKSEQERYAGFIKDGSMFVGGMEEEGATDLRDMAKMVKLVAVARLLAGIGVDPSGLGTVLDALAAEKIDAELIVGIRQGWQLTGTCKVFERWLSDGLLEHDGSRLMDWCVGNAKVEASKNALYVTKAASGVGKIDPLMAAMNAVELMSRNPEPQNKKLVLMTLGGAR from the coding sequence GTGAGCTGGGACCTTTCCTGCCGGGACTGGTGGGAGAAGCTGCAGGCCGGCCAGCTGCCGGTCGCGCAGCTGCCACTGTGGACCCAGCAGGCGGAGCGTGCGGCGGCCATTCTGGGCAGGCTTCGTCTGGCCGACGTACCTGGCACGCCAACGCTGGCGGAGGCCGGTGGCGAGTGGTTCCAGGATGTGGCGCGCAACATGTTCGGCTCGGTGAACCCGGAGAACGGAGACCGCGAGATTCGCGACCTGTTCGCCTTGGTACCGAAAAAGAACGCCAAGACCACGTTCGGGGCGCTGGGCATGGTGACGGCCACGCTGATGAACCAGCGCCCACGTGCCACATTCCTGATGACGGCACCGGTGCAGGACACGGCGCAGCTGGCGTTCGATGCTGCGGCCGGCGCGATCGAGCTGGACCCGGTGCTGGATGCCAAGTTCCACATCCGCCACCACCTGAAGACGATCATCCACCGCGAGACGAAGGCCTCGCTGGAGATCATGACGTTTGACCCTGCGGTGTTGACCGGCGTGAAGGTGTCGGGCGGGGCGCTGATCGACGAGCTGCACGTGTGCGCCAAGAAGGCCAAGGCCGCCCAGGCGCTGCGGCAGATCCGCGGCGGCATGGTGCCTTACCCGGAGGCGTTCCTGTGGTTCATCACCACGCAGAGCGACGAGCAGCCGGTCGGGGTGTTCGCCGACGAGCTGCAGAAGGCTCGGGACATCCGCGATGGAAAGCGGGTAGGCAAGATGCTGCCGGTGCTGTTCGAGTTTCCGCAGGAGGTACAGGAGTCGAAGGAGCAGCAGTGGAAGGACCCGCAGCTGTGGCCGCTGCTGAACCCGAACATCGGCCGCGCCATGACGCTGGAGCGCATGGTGGAAGAGTTCGACGACGCGGTCGGTACCAGCGAGGCCGAGCTGCGCAGTTGGGCCTCTCAGCACCTCAACGTGCAGATCGGGGTGGCGCTGCACCAGGGTAGCTGGGCGGGCGCGGAGTATTGGGAGCAGCAGGCCAACAAGAAGCTGAAGCTCGCCTACATGCTGCAGGTGTGCGACGCAATCACTGCCGGCATCGATGGCGGCGGATTGGACGACCTCCTTGGTCTCTCGTTCTGCGGGCGGCACAAGCACACCAAGCGGAAAATGCTGGTGTCCTTCGCCTTTGCTCACCCCAAGGCGGTTGAACGGCGCAAGAGCGAGCAGGAACGATATGCGGGCTTCATCAAGGACGGAAGCATGTTCGTCGGCGGGATGGAGGAAGAAGGCGCCACCGACCTACGCGACATGGCCAAGATGGTGAAGTTGGTGGCTGTGGCCCGGTTGCTGGCTGGTATCGGTGTCGATCCCTCCGGCCTCGGTACGGTGCTGGACGCACTGGCCGCCGAGAAGATCGATGCGGAACTGATCGTGGGTATCAGGCAGGGCTGGCAGCTCACGGGCACCTGCAAGGTGTTCGAGCGCTGGCTGTCAGATGGTTTGCTGGAGCATGACGGCTCGCGGCTGATGGATTGGTGCGTGGGCAATGCCAAGGTCGAGGCGTCGAAGAACGCGCTGTACGTGACCAAGGCGGCCAGCGGGGTCGGGAAGATCGATCCCCTGATGGCGGCGATGAATGCCGTCGAGCTGATGTCTCGGAACCCCGAGCCGCAGAACAAGAAACTCGTCCTCATGACCTTGGGTGGAGCCCGATGA
- a CDS encoding HK97 family phage prohead protease yields MNNENRAYSLLEVKNYDDDLQVITGLATTPEPDRYGDIVEPLGAKFAAELPLLWQHRHDSPVGIVKFGKPTAQGIPFTAIVAKIATPGALKDLCDLAWQSVKEQLVRGVSIGFRALEYSYMEGGGIRFTETEIYELSLVTIPANAAATIQTIKAMDTGARRPVNYGVPLIQRQVAKVERPAGGAVKLLD; encoded by the coding sequence ATGAACAACGAGAACCGCGCCTACAGCCTGCTGGAGGTGAAGAACTATGACGACGACCTGCAGGTGATCACCGGCCTGGCCACAACGCCGGAGCCGGATCGCTATGGCGATATCGTCGAGCCGCTGGGCGCAAAATTCGCCGCCGAGCTGCCGCTGCTGTGGCAGCACCGCCACGACAGCCCGGTCGGCATCGTGAAGTTCGGCAAGCCGACGGCGCAGGGCATCCCGTTCACCGCGATCGTGGCGAAGATCGCCACCCCGGGCGCGCTAAAGGATCTCTGTGACCTGGCCTGGCAATCGGTCAAGGAACAGCTGGTGCGGGGCGTGTCGATCGGCTTCCGCGCGCTGGAGTACAGCTACATGGAAGGCGGCGGTATCCGCTTCACCGAGACCGAGATCTACGAGCTTTCCCTGGTCACCATCCCGGCCAACGCCGCGGCGACCATCCAGACCATCAAGGCCATGGATACCGGCGCCCGGCGCCCGGTGAACTATGGCGTCCCCCTCATCCAGCGCCAGGTGGCCAAGGTCGAGCGACCGGCCGGCGGCGCGGTGAAGTTGCTGGACTGA
- a CDS encoding phage major capsid protein, with protein sequence MTLAEQLEALRATRADLEKKLTTVVEKSMGEKRSLNTAEQEEFDSITDQIKDLDGDIERFEKLLAIQAKSATPVAAIVKAQGSATAGGEGRTLEPAQLKTVDKTDAGIGFARMARCLAVSHVHHQNPLDVARAIYPNDERLHGIIQEKAAVQAASTGNATWAGNLITDGGVAFADFVEWLRPRSLLGQVSERLRNLPFDTPVLVQGSAGTAKWVKEGAAKPLTKWSYTRAKLTPLKVAAIAAATKETMMRATPAADALLRDELGRAVNQTIDTQFIDPDAAAVADEAPASILNGVPATTVPSGSDPDSIRAGAAAIMQAVAGANLSLAGSFWVMSERTAIALSLMTNPLGASEFPGLNFTGGTFLTLPAFVSAYVPDDEDGAVIALIKGDEIFLGDEGGLQVSMSDQASLVMDDAPTMNSTTPTAQQVVSLWQTNSVAFLVERFINWQRRRTQAVAWARVNWGSGSVPSSS encoded by the coding sequence ATGACTCTCGCAGAACAGCTGGAAGCCCTCCGCGCCACCCGCGCCGATTTGGAAAAGAAGCTCACCACCGTCGTCGAGAAGTCGATGGGTGAGAAGCGTTCCCTGAACACCGCCGAGCAGGAAGAGTTCGACAGCATCACCGATCAGATCAAGGATCTGGATGGCGATATCGAGCGCTTCGAGAAGCTGCTGGCCATCCAGGCGAAGTCGGCTACCCCGGTCGCGGCCATCGTCAAGGCGCAGGGCTCGGCCACCGCTGGCGGCGAAGGCCGCACCCTGGAGCCGGCGCAGCTGAAGACGGTCGACAAGACCGACGCCGGCATCGGCTTCGCCCGCATGGCCCGCTGCCTGGCCGTGTCGCATGTCCACCACCAGAACCCGCTGGACGTGGCCCGCGCGATTTATCCGAACGATGAGCGCCTGCACGGCATCATCCAGGAGAAGGCCGCCGTACAGGCTGCCAGCACCGGCAATGCGACCTGGGCCGGCAACCTGATCACCGATGGCGGCGTGGCCTTCGCCGACTTCGTCGAGTGGCTGCGCCCGCGCTCGCTGTTGGGTCAGGTGTCCGAGCGCCTGCGCAACCTGCCGTTCGACACCCCGGTGCTTGTGCAGGGCTCGGCCGGCACGGCCAAGTGGGTCAAGGAAGGCGCTGCGAAGCCCCTGACCAAGTGGTCGTACACCCGTGCGAAGCTGACCCCGCTGAAGGTTGCCGCGATCGCTGCGGCGACGAAGGAAACGATGATGCGCGCCACGCCCGCAGCCGATGCGCTGCTGCGTGATGAGCTGGGTCGGGCGGTCAACCAGACCATCGACACCCAGTTCATCGACCCGGATGCGGCGGCCGTGGCTGATGAGGCACCCGCCTCGATTCTGAATGGCGTGCCCGCCACCACGGTGCCGTCGGGCAGCGATCCGGATTCGATCCGGGCTGGCGCCGCGGCGATCATGCAGGCCGTGGCCGGTGCGAACCTGTCGCTGGCAGGCTCGTTCTGGGTCATGTCGGAACGCACTGCGATCGCGCTGTCGCTGATGACGAACCCGCTGGGCGCTTCCGAGTTCCCGGGCCTGAACTTCACCGGCGGCACGTTCCTGACGTTGCCGGCGTTCGTCTCGGCCTACGTCCCGGACGATGAAGACGGTGCCGTGATCGCGCTGATCAAGGGCGACGAGATCTTCCTGGGCGACGAAGGTGGCCTGCAGGTCTCGATGTCGGATCAGGCATCGCTTGTCATGGATGACGCCCCGACCATGAACAGCACCACGCCGACCGCGCAGCAGGTTGTCTCGCTGTGGCAGACCAACAGCGTGGCCTTCCTGGTCGAGCGCTTCATCAACTGGCAGCGTCGCCGCACGCAGGCCGTCGCTTGGGCGCGCGTGAACTGGGGCAGCGGTTCGGTTCCGTCCAGCTCGTAA
- a CDS encoding phage portal protein, with protein MSGFSPRELATAYGVRQHGVDYLKSLSPVVAAPGRDSWHTLTVQEPFTGAWQRNMEERATTVLTYPTLYACLNRIASDIGKLPFVLKTEDENGIWRVEKSNTAYWPVLRKPNNYQIAQQFRAAWMLSKLIQGNTYVLKGRDERRVVNRLWVLDPCRVQPMVSDSGEVFYQLNYSTGTNLLPENYPGTQLIVPASEIIHDRMNCFHHQLIGVPPLCAAHWPAVKNLKILKDSTTFFSNGANPGGILTAPAGMSDEDAQEVKDYWNSSFHGPNAGKVAVVGADMKFTPFAFKAADSQLVEQMRYSDEQVCQPFGIPPFKIGIGSIPAGMKVDDINQLYYSDALQAHIESIEELLDEGLGISRPMGVELDLEPLLRMDVGKQAEVITKLTGGPVLTPNDGRLRIGYGPLEGGDTVYMQQQDFPLDQVRQNKITAEPDAAPVAPSAEPDDTPPDDSDELRALQQENFMMKALHAARAEVFRND; from the coding sequence ATGAGTGGCTTCTCGCCCCGGGAGCTGGCCACCGCCTACGGTGTCCGTCAGCATGGTGTCGACTACCTGAAATCGCTGTCGCCGGTAGTTGCTGCGCCGGGGCGGGATAGCTGGCATACCCTGACCGTGCAAGAGCCATTCACGGGTGCTTGGCAGCGCAACATGGAGGAACGAGCGACCACGGTCCTGACCTATCCAACGTTGTACGCCTGCCTCAACCGCATCGCCTCGGACATCGGCAAGCTGCCGTTCGTGTTGAAGACGGAGGACGAGAACGGGATCTGGCGGGTCGAGAAGAGCAACACTGCCTACTGGCCCGTCCTGCGCAAGCCGAACAATTACCAGATCGCGCAGCAGTTCCGCGCAGCCTGGATGCTGTCGAAGCTGATCCAGGGAAACACCTACGTGCTGAAAGGCCGCGATGAGCGCCGTGTGGTCAACCGTCTGTGGGTGCTCGATCCGTGCAGAGTGCAGCCGATGGTGTCTGACAGCGGTGAGGTCTTCTACCAGCTCAACTACAGCACCGGTACGAACCTACTGCCGGAGAACTATCCAGGCACCCAACTTATCGTGCCGGCCAGCGAGATCATTCACGACCGGATGAACTGCTTCCACCACCAGCTGATCGGTGTGCCTCCGCTATGTGCGGCGCACTGGCCTGCGGTGAAGAACCTGAAAATCCTGAAGGACTCGACCACCTTCTTCTCCAACGGCGCCAACCCTGGCGGCATCTTGACCGCACCGGCCGGCATGTCCGACGAGGATGCGCAGGAAGTGAAGGATTACTGGAACAGCAGCTTCCATGGGCCCAACGCTGGCAAGGTAGCCGTGGTCGGCGCGGACATGAAATTCACGCCTTTCGCATTCAAGGCCGCAGATTCGCAGCTGGTTGAGCAAATGAGGTACTCCGACGAGCAGGTGTGCCAGCCGTTCGGCATCCCGCCATTCAAGATCGGCATCGGGTCGATCCCTGCGGGGATGAAGGTCGACGACATCAATCAGCTGTACTACTCGGATGCGCTGCAGGCGCACATTGAGAGCATCGAAGAGCTGCTAGACGAGGGTCTGGGGATTTCCCGACCGATGGGAGTGGAGCTGGACCTGGAGCCGCTGCTGCGAATGGACGTCGGCAAGCAGGCTGAAGTCATTACGAAGTTGACGGGCGGCCCGGTTCTGACCCCGAACGACGGCCGGCTCAGGATCGGATACGGCCCGCTTGAAGGTGGCGACACCGTCTACATGCAGCAGCAGGACTTTCCGCTCGACCAGGTTCGGCAGAACAAGATCACGGCCGAGCCCGATGCCGCACCGGTGGCGCCGTCCGCTGAACCAGACGACACGCCGCCTGACGACAGCGACGAGTTGCGCGCGCTGCAGCAGGAGAATTTCATGATGAAGGCCCTTCACGCCGCGCGAGCCGAGGTATTCCGCAATGACTGA
- a CDS encoding phage gp6-like head-tail connector protein, translated as MREFITPADAREQMRIDSDADDRWLAIWIPVVSAAVAAWLKEEWRLYVLQRDSAGKLVRDIAGRPVPAEDSNGEPILHPSVIAATLLELASQYRFREGEGDNVVPADAGHGYVLSKAATAQLAPLRRTTVA; from the coding sequence ATGCGTGAATTCATCACCCCGGCGGACGCCCGCGAGCAGATGCGCATCGACAGTGACGCAGATGACCGCTGGCTGGCGATATGGATTCCGGTCGTGTCCGCGGCAGTGGCGGCTTGGCTAAAGGAGGAATGGCGGCTGTATGTGCTGCAGCGGGATTCGGCCGGAAAACTGGTGCGCGACATCGCCGGTCGGCCGGTGCCGGCCGAGGACAGCAACGGTGAGCCGATCCTGCATCCTTCGGTGATTGCCGCGACGTTGCTGGAGCTGGCCTCGCAGTACCGCTTCCGCGAAGGCGAGGGCGACAACGTGGTGCCGGCCGATGCTGGCCACGGCTATGTGCTGTCGAAGGCTGCCACTGCACAGCTGGCGCCGCTGCGCCGCACGACGGTGGCCTGA
- a CDS encoding phage head closure protein, producing the protein MSNVASGSLRHRVLIQQQVTTRDSDGIEQTAWVDVATVWASVEPLSAREFIQSGQTQSSVTARITMRYRAGLLPSMRLVHRGEIFNIAGLLPDKASGLEYITIPVSAGVNDGQ; encoded by the coding sequence ATGAGCAACGTTGCCAGCGGATCCCTGCGGCACCGCGTGCTGATCCAGCAGCAGGTGACCACCAGGGACAGCGATGGTATCGAGCAGACGGCGTGGGTCGACGTGGCCACCGTATGGGCGTCTGTCGAGCCACTGTCAGCCCGGGAGTTCATCCAGTCCGGGCAGACCCAATCGTCGGTCACGGCGCGCATCACCATGCGCTACCGCGCCGGTCTGTTGCCGTCGATGCGCCTGGTCCATCGAGGTGAGATCTTCAACATTGCCGGCCTGCTGCCGGACAAGGCATCGGGGCTGGAGTACATCACCATTCCCGTCTCGGCCGGGGTCAACGACGGCCAATGA
- a CDS encoding methyltransferase domain-containing protein translates to MNRLPLNSVRGRIRAYIESHAGALGDDVLEVGSRIHDPAAWWCTNRDLASGQWTGIDMQAGAGVDHVADIHDLPAEWAGRFSGIVCSEVLEHVARPWLALPELRRVLQPGGLLVITTLFAFPEHGYPDDYYRYSQSGLRLLLADAGFSGIATEYGGEVPIELNDHGERGVSRRRLPMHTFAVARC, encoded by the coding sequence ATGAACAGACTGCCGCTTAACTCGGTGCGCGGGCGCATCCGCGCCTACATCGAGAGCCATGCCGGTGCCTTGGGTGATGACGTGCTGGAGGTAGGCAGCCGCATCCATGACCCGGCCGCCTGGTGGTGCACAAACCGCGACCTGGCCAGTGGCCAGTGGACCGGGATCGACATGCAGGCGGGCGCCGGCGTCGATCATGTTGCCGACATCCACGACCTGCCGGCGGAATGGGCCGGGCGCTTCAGCGGCATCGTCTGCTCCGAGGTGCTGGAGCACGTGGCCCGGCCGTGGCTGGCGCTGCCGGAGCTTCGCCGAGTGCTGCAGCCCGGTGGCCTGCTGGTGATCACCACGCTGTTCGCGTTTCCGGAGCACGGCTACCCCGACGACTATTACCGCTACAGCCAGAGCGGCCTGCGGCTGCTGCTGGCCGATGCCGGATTCAGCGGGATCGCGACCGAGTACGGCGGCGAGGTGCCGATCGAACTGAACGACCATGGCGAGCGCGGTGTGTCCCGCCGGCGCCTGCCGATGCACACCTTCGCGGTGGCGCGATGCTGA